From a single Cupriavidus taiwanensis LMG 19424 genomic region:
- a CDS encoding 2OG-Fe(II) oxygenase yields MIREASVAGGKTGYTESSPELEQWLARHIAQGFTADALVLSMLRSGYDDAFARRAVAAAFAQDSAGAAPAQPAQAETAMAGAPTVYAADGGDRRVPILFRLASPQVQLFQQLLSDDECDALVALSRGRLARSPVVNPDTGDENLIDARTSMGAMFQVAEHALIARIEARIAAVTGVPADHGEGLQILNYKPGGEYQPHFDYFNPQRPGEARQLSVGGQRIATLVIYLNTPEAGGATAFPRVGLEVAPVKGNAVYFSYLLPDGTLDDRTLHAGLPVAAGEKWIATKWLRERPYRSAA; encoded by the coding sequence ATGATCCGCGAAGCATCCGTTGCCGGCGGCAAGACCGGCTACACCGAATCCTCGCCCGAACTCGAACAATGGCTGGCCCGGCATATCGCCCAGGGCTTCACCGCCGATGCGCTGGTGCTGTCGATGCTGCGCTCGGGCTACGACGATGCCTTCGCGCGCCGTGCCGTGGCCGCGGCGTTTGCCCAGGACTCCGCCGGCGCCGCGCCGGCACAGCCGGCGCAGGCTGAAACCGCGATGGCCGGCGCACCCACCGTCTACGCCGCCGATGGCGGCGACCGCCGGGTGCCCATCCTGTTCCGGCTGGCGTCGCCGCAGGTGCAGCTGTTCCAGCAGCTGCTGAGCGACGACGAGTGCGACGCGCTGGTGGCGCTGTCGCGCGGCCGGCTGGCGCGCTCGCCGGTGGTCAATCCCGACACCGGCGACGAGAACCTGATCGATGCCCGCACCAGCATGGGGGCGATGTTCCAGGTGGCCGAGCACGCCCTGATCGCGCGCATCGAGGCCCGCATCGCCGCGGTCACCGGGGTGCCGGCCGACCACGGCGAAGGGCTGCAGATCCTCAACTACAAGCCGGGCGGCGAGTACCAGCCGCACTTCGACTACTTCAACCCGCAGCGCCCCGGCGAAGCGCGGCAGCTGTCCGTCGGCGGCCAGCGCATCGCCACCCTGGTGATCTACCTGAACACGCCCGAGGCGGGCGGCGCCACCGCGTTCCCGCGCGTCGGCCTGGAGGTGGCGCCGGTCAAGGGCAACGCGGTCTACTTCAGCTACCTGCTGCCCGACGGCACGCTGGACGACCGCACCCTGCACGCCGGCCTGCCAGTGGCCGCCGGCGAAAAGTGGATCGCCACCAAATGGCTGCGCGAACGGCCGTACCGCAGCGCGGCGTGA
- a CDS encoding proline--tRNA ligase, producing the protein MKASQFFISTLKEAPADAEIVSHKLMMRAGMIKKLGAGIYNYMPIGLRVIRKVENIVREEMNRAGAVELSMPVIQPAELWQETGRWDKMGPELLRLKDRHERDFAVQPTSEEVVTDIARSEIRSYKQLPVNFYQIQTKFRDERRPRFGIMRGREFTMKDAYSFDRDTDGLRKSYENMYDAYVRIFRRFGLEFRAVAADNGAIGGSGSHEFHVIAETGEDAIVYCPTSAYAANMEAAEALPLVAERAAPTQDLVKTFTPEKVKCEQVAEFLNIPLETNVKSIVLATDSDAGPQIWLLLIRADHELNEVKASKVPGLAEFRFATENEIVEAFGSPPGYLGPIDMKKPVKVVADRTVANMSDFVCGANYRDYHYTGVNWGRDLPEPIVADLRNVVAGDASPDGQGTLEICRGIEVGHVFMLGTRYSESMNATFLDENGKTQPMQMGCYGIGITRILGAAIEQNFDERGIIWPAAIAPFAVVICPVGYDRSEAVKAEADRIHAELLAAGVDVILDDRGERPGVMFADWELIGVPHRVVVGDRGLKEGKVEYQGRRDAQATAVSVAEVVGHVRSLLAN; encoded by the coding sequence ATGAAAGCCTCGCAATTCTTCATTTCCACCCTCAAGGAAGCGCCCGCCGACGCGGAAATCGTTTCGCACAAGCTGATGATGCGCGCCGGCATGATCAAGAAGCTGGGTGCCGGCATCTACAACTACATGCCGATCGGGCTGCGCGTAATCCGCAAGGTGGAGAACATCGTCCGCGAGGAAATGAACCGGGCCGGTGCGGTGGAACTGTCGATGCCGGTGATCCAGCCGGCCGAGCTGTGGCAGGAAACCGGCCGCTGGGACAAGATGGGCCCCGAGCTGCTGCGCCTGAAGGACCGCCATGAGCGCGACTTCGCGGTGCAGCCCACCTCCGAAGAAGTGGTGACCGATATCGCCCGCTCGGAAATCCGCAGCTACAAGCAGCTGCCGGTCAATTTCTACCAGATCCAGACCAAGTTCCGCGACGAGCGCCGGCCGCGCTTCGGCATCATGCGCGGTCGCGAGTTCACCATGAAGGACGCTTATTCCTTCGACCGCGACACCGACGGCCTGCGCAAATCGTACGAGAACATGTACGACGCCTACGTGCGCATCTTCCGCCGCTTCGGGCTGGAATTCCGCGCCGTGGCCGCCGACAACGGCGCCATCGGCGGCTCGGGCTCGCATGAGTTCCACGTCATCGCAGAAACCGGCGAAGACGCCATCGTCTACTGCCCGACCTCGGCCTACGCCGCCAACATGGAGGCCGCCGAGGCGCTGCCGCTGGTGGCCGAGCGCGCCGCGCCCACGCAAGACCTGGTCAAGACCTTCACCCCGGAGAAGGTCAAGTGCGAGCAGGTCGCCGAATTCCTGAACATCCCGCTGGAAACCAACGTCAAGTCGATCGTGCTGGCCACGGACAGCGACGCCGGGCCCCAGATCTGGCTGCTGCTGATCCGCGCCGACCACGAGCTGAACGAGGTCAAGGCCTCCAAGGTGCCGGGACTGGCCGAGTTCCGCTTCGCCACCGAAAACGAGATCGTCGAAGCCTTCGGCTCGCCGCCCGGCTACCTGGGCCCGATCGACATGAAGAAGCCGGTCAAGGTGGTGGCCGACCGCACGGTCGCCAACATGAGCGATTTTGTCTGCGGCGCCAACTACCGCGACTACCACTACACCGGCGTCAACTGGGGCCGCGACCTGCCCGAGCCGATCGTGGCCGACCTGCGCAACGTGGTGGCGGGCGACGCCTCGCCGGACGGCCAGGGCACGCTGGAGATCTGCCGCGGCATCGAGGTGGGCCACGTGTTCATGCTGGGCACGCGCTACTCGGAATCGATGAACGCCACCTTCCTCGACGAGAACGGCAAGACCCAGCCGATGCAGATGGGTTGCTATGGCATCGGCATCACCCGCATCCTGGGCGCGGCGATCGAGCAGAACTTCGACGAGCGCGGCATCATCTGGCCGGCCGCGATCGCCCCGTTCGCGGTGGTGATCTGCCCGGTGGGCTATGACCGCTCCGAGGCCGTCAAGGCCGAGGCCGACCGCATCCACGCCGAGCTGCTGGCGGCCGGCGTCGACGTGATCCTCGACGACCGCGGCGAGCGCCCGGGCGTGATGTTCGCCGACTGGGAACTGATCGGCGTGCCGCACCGCGTGGTGGTGGGCGACCGCGGCCTGAAGGAAGGCAAGGTCGAGTACCAGGGCCGGCGCGACGCGCAGGCCACCGCCGTCAGCGTGGCCGAAGTGGTCGGCCACGTGCGCAGCCTGCTGGCGAACTGA
- a CDS encoding type II toxin-antitoxin system RelE/ParE family toxin, whose protein sequence is MRRNYKKPFAQFVKKAHKPLQLAIEDEVEELCAAPELGEAKIGDLGGIRVHKFRFNRQQYLIAYRVLPQEFNAKGGALEVLWIDFYKVSSHENFYDELKKYLKAERNGHDDG, encoded by the coding sequence ATGAGGCGAAACTACAAGAAGCCTTTCGCACAGTTCGTCAAGAAAGCACACAAGCCCCTGCAACTGGCGATCGAAGACGAGGTTGAGGAGCTCTGTGCGGCGCCCGAGTTGGGGGAAGCGAAGATCGGGGACTTGGGTGGCATCCGGGTGCACAAATTCCGGTTCAACCGGCAGCAATACCTGATCGCCTACCGGGTACTGCCGCAGGAGTTCAACGCGAAAGGCGGGGCGCTTGAAGTGCTATGGATCGATTTCTACAAGGTGAGCTCGCATGAGAACTTCTATGACGAGCTCAAGAAATACCTGAAGGCAGAAAGGAATGGACACGATGACGGCTGA
- a CDS encoding CNP1-like family protein — MTSLTGVGRRGGLSAAGLLLAAASLALAGCKTTGKEMAEEESTWNNPFAPKTFEEAKAMLPPLPQEANLIPFSVSGTGTLSFAVDSKSISVGKDNVVRYTVVTTSQSGARNVTFEGMRCDAFERKLYATLPPGATEWVPNSSDYGETWHRMQTGVRNAYAATLAIDFFCEGRTVAGKPADMVLELQSRAPHKR, encoded by the coding sequence ATGACTAGTTTGACCGGCGTGGGCCGCCGCGGCGGCCTGAGCGCGGCCGGATTGCTGCTTGCCGCGGCCAGCCTGGCCCTGGCCGGCTGCAAGACCACCGGCAAGGAGATGGCGGAGGAAGAGAGCACCTGGAACAACCCGTTCGCGCCCAAGACCTTCGAGGAAGCCAAGGCCATGCTGCCGCCATTGCCGCAGGAGGCCAACCTGATCCCGTTCTCGGTGTCGGGCACCGGCACGCTGTCGTTCGCGGTGGACAGCAAGTCGATCTCGGTGGGCAAGGACAACGTGGTGCGCTATACCGTGGTCACCACCAGCCAGAGCGGCGCGCGCAACGTGACCTTCGAAGGCATGCGCTGCGACGCGTTCGAGCGCAAGCTGTATGCAACCCTGCCCCCGGGCGCCACCGAGTGGGTGCCCAACAGCAGCGACTACGGCGAGACCTGGCACCGCATGCAGACCGGGGTGCGCAACGCCTACGCCGCCACGCTGGCGATCGATTTCTTCTGCGAAGGCCGCACCGTGGCCGGCAAGCCCGCGGACATGGTGCTCGAGCTGCAATCGCGCGCGCCGCACAAGCGCTGA
- a CDS encoding helix-turn-helix domain-containing protein: MTAEDLLHALGELPPRERVRFFTLIGQQAFGDEDFSHEEVFGHLAEDDFTAAEAAQYLEISIATFRRLVRDGKLAPRAEVGRSQLFSVAELKAFKRRRKAIKG; encoded by the coding sequence ATGACGGCTGAAGATCTGCTGCATGCCCTCGGCGAGTTGCCCCCGCGGGAGCGCGTCAGGTTCTTCACACTGATCGGGCAGCAGGCCTTTGGTGACGAAGATTTCTCGCACGAGGAAGTCTTCGGCCATCTGGCTGAGGACGATTTCACCGCGGCAGAGGCTGCCCAATACCTCGAAATCTCGATTGCCACCTTCCGCCGGCTGGTGCGCGATGGCAAGCTGGCTCCACGGGCGGAAGTCGGGCGCAGCCAGCTTTTCTCCGTGGCAGAGCTGAAGGCATTCAAACGACGGCGCAAAGCCATCAAGGGCTGA
- a CDS encoding lytic transglycosylase domain-containing protein yields MRALRGPTAAAAARRLAGALLVSLLALVATGAHAGAQKEEDLADSVRGALAAAIADDRPLRPVFASGGERLAYLKWLGEMSARLAARIPEPQVRVELIEVAYYEAKRAGLEPALVLGLIQVESNFRKYAISSAGARGLMQVMPFWVRTIGDSDARKLFHLQSNLRYGCTILRYYLDREQGDLYLALGRYNGSRGRPEYPNAVLAAWKRWQYSEATVTVAGDAEIAPSRPRAPVAEPPARNPFSSQRVAANPS; encoded by the coding sequence ATGCGCGCCCTCCGCGGCCCGACTGCCGCCGCCGCGGCCCGCCGCCTGGCGGGCGCGCTGCTGGTCTCGCTGCTGGCCCTGGTTGCCACGGGGGCGCATGCCGGCGCGCAGAAGGAAGAAGACCTGGCCGACTCCGTGCGCGGCGCGCTGGCCGCGGCCATTGCCGACGACCGGCCGCTGCGGCCGGTGTTCGCCTCCGGCGGCGAGCGCCTGGCCTACCTGAAGTGGCTGGGCGAGATGTCGGCGCGGCTGGCCGCGCGCATTCCCGAGCCGCAGGTGCGGGTCGAGCTGATCGAGGTGGCCTACTACGAAGCCAAGCGCGCCGGCCTGGAGCCCGCTCTGGTGCTGGGCCTGATCCAGGTCGAAAGCAACTTCCGCAAGTACGCCATCAGTTCGGCCGGCGCGCGCGGGTTGATGCAGGTGATGCCGTTCTGGGTACGAACCATCGGCGACAGCGATGCACGCAAGCTGTTCCACCTGCAGAGCAACCTGCGCTACGGCTGCACCATCCTGCGCTATTACCTGGACCGCGAGCAGGGCGACCTGTACCTGGCGCTGGGCCGCTACAACGGCAGCCGCGGCCGCCCGGAATACCCCAACGCAGTGCTGGCGGCGTGGAAGCGCTGGCAGTATTCCGAAGCCACCGTCACCGTGGCCGGCGATGCCGAGATCGCGCCGTCGCGCCCGCGCGCGCCGGTGGCCGAGCCGCCGGCCCGCAACCCGTTCTCGTCGCAGCGCGTCGCAGCCAATCCGTCATGA
- a CDS encoding AraC family transcriptional regulator: MSRPAAAPAASCWWADPALPFAESRRATQSSASYLPHTHATLSVGAVDSGASRFACGEDTAVLGPGAVVVIPAHQVHACNPVPDGRWSYQMLHFDPAWVAGVLEEDSAAGAAWLPARVMASAHVYRLVCALNRTLFSPADSVEKEAALVAFVGDLHAAIDTGAVTRTLPVPAAVSARVAKLCKLLRERHAERLPLAELARACGLSRYHLVRAFRAETGMTPHAYQLDLRIQHGRRLLRQGAALAEVALALGFADQSHFQRAFKQRVAMTPRRYQRAA; encoded by the coding sequence GTGAGCCGCCCCGCGGCCGCACCGGCCGCCAGCTGCTGGTGGGCGGATCCCGCTCTGCCGTTCGCAGAAAGCCGGCGAGCCACCCAGAGCAGCGCCAGCTACCTGCCGCATACCCATGCCACCCTGTCGGTCGGCGCCGTGGACAGCGGCGCCAGCCGCTTTGCCTGCGGCGAGGACACCGCCGTGCTCGGGCCGGGCGCGGTGGTGGTGATCCCGGCGCACCAGGTCCATGCCTGCAACCCGGTGCCCGACGGGCGCTGGAGCTACCAGATGCTGCATTTCGACCCCGCCTGGGTGGCGGGCGTGCTGGAGGAGGACAGCGCCGCAGGGGCTGCCTGGCTGCCCGCACGCGTGATGGCGTCCGCGCACGTCTACCGGCTGGTCTGCGCGCTGAACCGCACGCTGTTCTCGCCCGCCGACAGCGTCGAGAAAGAGGCCGCGCTGGTGGCCTTCGTCGGCGACCTGCATGCCGCCATCGACACGGGCGCAGTCACCCGTACACTGCCGGTGCCCGCTGCCGTCTCCGCCCGCGTGGCGAAGTTGTGCAAACTGCTGCGCGAGCGCCATGCCGAGCGTCTGCCGCTGGCCGAGCTGGCGCGCGCCTGCGGCCTGAGCCGCTACCATCTGGTCCGCGCCTTCCGCGCCGAAACCGGCATGACGCCGCACGCCTACCAGCTCGACCTGCGCATCCAGCATGGGCGCCGCCTGCTGCGGCAAGGTGCGGCGCTGGCCGAGGTCGCCCTGGCGCTGGGCTTTGCCGACCAGAGCCACTTCCAGCGCGCCTTCAAGCAGCGCGTGGCCATGACACCGCGCCGATACCAGCGCGCCGCCTGA
- a CDS encoding RNA pyrophosphohydrolase: MLDREGFRPNVGIILLNARNEVFWGKRIGEHSWQFPQGGIKYGETPEQAMYRELHEEIGLLPEHVRIVGRTRDWLRYEVPDKFIRREIRGHYKGQKQIWFLLRMAGRDCDIHLRATEHPEFDAWRWSHYWVPLEAVIEFKRDVYQMALTELSRFLNRHPRVPLSPYGTHGAHGAHGVHGRHGGPRGQALSRAQAAQQADADGNAEVPGAADYVSPATPVSTTRSTDD; this comes from the coding sequence ATGCTCGATCGTGAAGGCTTTCGCCCGAACGTCGGCATCATCCTCCTCAACGCAAGAAACGAGGTTTTCTGGGGCAAGCGAATCGGCGAACACTCCTGGCAGTTCCCGCAAGGCGGCATCAAGTACGGCGAAACGCCGGAACAGGCCATGTACCGCGAACTGCATGAGGAAATCGGCCTGCTTCCGGAGCACGTCAGGATTGTCGGTCGCACGCGCGACTGGCTGCGTTACGAGGTGCCGGACAAGTTCATCCGCCGCGAGATCCGCGGCCACTACAAGGGCCAGAAACAAATCTGGTTCCTGCTGCGCATGGCCGGCAGGGACTGCGACATCCACCTGCGCGCCACCGAGCACCCGGAGTTCGATGCCTGGCGCTGGAGCCATTACTGGGTGCCGCTCGAGGCCGTGATCGAATTCAAGCGCGATGTCTACCAGATGGCGCTGACGGAACTGTCACGCTTCCTGAACCGGCATCCGCGCGTGCCGCTCAGCCCGTATGGCACGCATGGCGCCCATGGTGCCCACGGCGTGCACGGGCGCCACGGCGGCCCGCGCGGCCAGGCACTGAGCCGCGCCCAGGCGGCGCAGCAGGCCGATGCCGATGGCAATGCCGAGGTCCCGGGCGCGGCCGACTACGTTTCGCCGGCGACGCCGGTATCCACTACACGGAGCACTGATGACTAG
- the ispB gene encoding octaprenyl diphosphate synthase — MRAVDAVIRQRLSSEVPLIEQIGEYIIGAGGKRLRPVILLLTARALGYDGNRHHELAAVVEFIHTATLLHDDVVDESELRRGRDTANAVFGNAASVLVGDFLYSRAFQMMVDAGSMRIMEILSNATNVIAEGEVLQLLNMHDPDVTVERYLQVIRYKTAKLFEAAAQLGAVLSGADAQMEEAAAEYGRRIGTAFQLIDDMLDYTASAEQMGKNAGDDLREGKPTLPLLHLMEHGTAEQRQLARDAIVQGGTEHFDAVFAAIHASGALEVTFEAARREAEAAEQAARQFPPSALKETLIQLCAFSLQRQS; from the coding sequence ATGCGCGCGGTCGATGCTGTTATCCGCCAGCGGCTGTCCTCCGAAGTCCCGCTGATCGAGCAGATCGGCGAATACATCATCGGTGCCGGCGGCAAGCGCCTGCGCCCGGTGATCCTGCTGCTGACGGCGCGCGCGCTGGGCTACGACGGCAACCGTCACCATGAGCTGGCCGCGGTCGTGGAATTCATCCACACCGCCACCCTGCTGCACGACGATGTCGTGGACGAGTCCGAGCTGCGGCGCGGGCGCGACACCGCCAACGCGGTGTTCGGCAATGCCGCCAGCGTGCTGGTGGGCGACTTCCTCTATTCGCGCGCGTTCCAGATGATGGTCGATGCCGGCAGCATGCGCATCATGGAAATCCTGTCGAACGCGACCAACGTGATCGCCGAGGGCGAAGTGCTGCAGCTGCTGAACATGCACGATCCCGACGTCACAGTCGAGCGCTACCTGCAGGTGATCCGCTACAAGACCGCAAAGCTGTTCGAGGCCGCCGCGCAGCTGGGCGCCGTGCTGTCCGGCGCCGACGCGCAGATGGAAGAAGCCGCCGCCGAATACGGCCGGCGCATCGGCACTGCGTTCCAGCTGATCGACGACATGCTGGACTACACCGCCAGCGCCGAGCAGATGGGCAAGAATGCCGGCGACGACCTGCGCGAAGGCAAGCCCACCCTGCCGCTGCTGCATCTGATGGAACACGGCACGGCCGAGCAGCGCCAGCTGGCCCGCGACGCGATCGTGCAGGGCGGCACCGAGCATTTCGACGCGGTCTTCGCCGCCATCCATGCCAGCGGCGCGCTCGAGGTCACCTTCGAAGCCGCGCGGCGCGAAGCCGAAGCCGCCGAGCAGGCGGCCCGGCAATTCCCGCCGTCAGCGCTGAAGGAAACCCTGATCCAGCTCTGCGCATTCTCCCTGCAGCGGCAGTCCTGA
- the proB gene encoding glutamate 5-kinase, which yields MQSVIAQAKRIVVKVGSSLVTNDGKGLDHDAIARWAAQIARLRVAGKEVVLVSSGAIAEGMQRLGWARRPKEIHELQAAAAVGQMGLAQVYESQFTRYGIRTAQVLLTHADLADRERYLNARSTLLTLLSLGVVPIINENDTVVTDEIKFGDNDTLGALVTNLIEGDALVILTDQRGLYTADPRKDPAAQFVDEALAGTPELEAMAGGAGTSIGRGGMLTKILAAKRAAKSGAHTTIASGREANVLERLAAGEAIGTQLLAPTGRLTARKQWMADHLQLRGRVVIDGGAVEKLTSGGKSLLPIGVVEVQGEFARGEVIACVDAQGKEVARGITNYSSAESRLIARKPSSEIESVLGHLNEPELIHRDNLVLV from the coding sequence ATGCAATCGGTCATCGCGCAGGCAAAGCGCATCGTCGTCAAAGTGGGCTCCAGCCTGGTCACCAACGACGGCAAGGGGCTGGACCACGACGCCATCGCCCGCTGGGCCGCCCAGATCGCAAGACTGCGCGTGGCCGGCAAGGAAGTGGTGCTGGTCAGTTCCGGCGCCATTGCCGAAGGCATGCAGCGGCTTGGCTGGGCGCGCCGCCCGAAGGAAATCCATGAGCTGCAGGCCGCCGCGGCGGTGGGCCAGATGGGGCTGGCGCAGGTCTATGAAAGCCAGTTCACCCGCTACGGCATCCGCACCGCGCAGGTGCTGCTGACCCACGCCGACCTGGCCGACCGCGAGCGCTACCTGAACGCCCGCTCCACACTGCTGACGCTGCTGTCGCTGGGCGTGGTGCCGATCATCAACGAGAACGACACCGTGGTCACCGACGAAATCAAGTTCGGCGACAACGACACGCTGGGCGCGCTGGTCACCAACCTGATCGAAGGCGACGCGCTGGTGATCCTGACCGACCAGCGCGGCCTGTACACCGCCGATCCGCGCAAGGACCCGGCCGCGCAGTTCGTCGACGAGGCCCTGGCCGGCACGCCCGAGCTGGAAGCCATGGCCGGCGGCGCCGGCACGTCGATCGGCCGCGGCGGCATGCTGACCAAGATCCTGGCGGCCAAGCGCGCGGCCAAGTCCGGCGCGCATACCACCATCGCCTCGGGCCGCGAGGCCAACGTGCTGGAGCGCCTGGCCGCCGGCGAGGCGATCGGCACCCAGCTGCTGGCGCCGACCGGCCGGCTGACCGCGCGCAAGCAGTGGATGGCCGACCACCTGCAGCTGCGCGGCCGCGTCGTGATCGACGGCGGCGCGGTCGAGAAGCTGACCAGCGGCGGCAAGTCGCTGCTGCCGATCGGCGTGGTCGAAGTGCAGGGCGAATTCGCCCGCGGCGAAGTGATCGCCTGTGTCGATGCGCAAGGCAAGGAGGTGGCGCGCGGCATCACCAACTATTCCAGCGCCGAGTCGCGGCTGATCGCGCGCAAGCCGTCGTCCGAGATCGAATCGGTGCTCGGGCACCTGAACGAGCCCGAACTGATCCATCGCGACAACCTGGTGCTGGTCTGA
- the rpmA gene encoding 50S ribosomal protein L27, with product MAQKKGGGSTRNGRDSESKRLGVKVFGGQAINAGGIIVRQRGTRVHAGDNVGVGKDHTLFALIDGHVQFAVKGPAKKQQVSVVPAA from the coding sequence ATGGCACAGAAAAAAGGCGGCGGTTCCACGCGGAACGGCCGTGATTCCGAATCGAAGCGTCTGGGCGTGAAGGTGTTTGGTGGCCAGGCCATCAACGCCGGCGGCATCATCGTCCGCCAGCGCGGTACCCGCGTGCATGCCGGCGACAACGTCGGCGTGGGCAAGGACCACACGCTGTTCGCCCTCATCGACGGCCACGTGCAGTTCGCCGTCAAGGGCCCTGCCAAGAAGCAGCAAGTCAGCGTCGTTCCGGCGGCCTGA
- the rplU gene encoding 50S ribosomal protein L21 — protein MYAVVKTGGKQYKVAAGEKLKVEQIPADIGAEITLDQVLAVGAGDQIKFGTPLVSGASVKATVISQGRHDKVKIFKMRRRKHYQKRQGHRQNYTELRIEAIVA, from the coding sequence ATGTACGCGGTCGTAAAAACCGGCGGCAAGCAATACAAGGTTGCTGCTGGCGAAAAACTGAAAGTAGAACAGATACCGGCAGACATTGGCGCAGAAATCACGCTCGACCAGGTGCTCGCAGTGGGCGCCGGCGACCAAATCAAGTTTGGTACGCCGCTGGTGAGCGGGGCTTCCGTCAAGGCTACCGTTATCTCCCAGGGTCGTCACGACAAGGTGAAGATCTTCAAGATGCGCCGTCGCAAGCACTACCAGAAGCGTCAGGGCCATCGTCAGAATTACACCGAACTGCGCATCGAAGCGATCGTTGCCTGA
- the obgE gene encoding GTPase ObgE, with the protein MKFIDEARIEAIAGNGGNGSASFRREKFVPFGGPDGGDGGRGGSVFAVADRNINTLIDFRYAKKHVARNGENGRGSDCYGAAGEDITLRMPVGTLITDMDTGEVIADLTEHGQRVCLAEGGMGGWGNLHFKSSTNRAPRQQVDGKPGERRMLKLELKVLADVGLLGMPNAGKSTFISHISNARPKVADYPFTTLHPNLGVVRVDHEQSFVVADIPGLIEGAAEGAGLGHQFLRHLQRTGLLLHIVDLAPFDEAVDPVAEARAIVNELKKYDETLYEKPRWLVLNKLDMVPEDERAAKVKDFLKRYKWKGPVFQISALTGEGCRELIYAIKDHLQAIKAEEAAALAEPDIRLDDRLHNVDQDQREA; encoded by the coding sequence ATGAAGTTCATCGACGAAGCCCGAATTGAAGCCATCGCCGGCAACGGCGGCAATGGCAGCGCCTCGTTCCGGCGCGAAAAGTTTGTGCCCTTCGGCGGCCCGGATGGTGGCGACGGCGGCCGGGGCGGCAGCGTGTTCGCCGTGGCGGACCGCAATATCAATACGCTGATCGACTTCCGCTACGCCAAGAAGCATGTGGCCAGGAACGGCGAGAACGGCCGCGGCTCCGACTGCTATGGCGCCGCCGGTGAAGACATCACCCTGCGCATGCCGGTGGGCACGCTGATCACCGACATGGACACCGGCGAAGTCATCGCCGACCTGACCGAGCACGGCCAGCGCGTGTGCCTGGCCGAAGGCGGCATGGGCGGCTGGGGCAACCTGCATTTCAAGTCCAGCACCAACCGCGCGCCGCGCCAGCAGGTCGATGGCAAGCCGGGCGAGCGCCGCATGCTCAAGCTGGAGCTGAAGGTGCTGGCCGATGTCGGCCTGCTGGGCATGCCCAACGCCGGCAAGTCGACCTTTATCTCGCATATCTCCAACGCGCGCCCGAAGGTGGCGGACTATCCGTTCACCACGCTGCACCCGAACCTGGGCGTGGTGCGCGTCGACCATGAGCAATCGTTCGTGGTCGCCGACATCCCCGGCCTGATCGAGGGCGCGGCCGAAGGCGCGGGCCTGGGCCACCAGTTCCTGCGCCACCTGCAGCGCACCGGGCTGCTGCTGCATATCGTCGACCTGGCGCCGTTCGACGAGGCGGTCGATCCGGTCGCCGAGGCCAGGGCCATCGTCAACGAGCTGAAGAAATACGACGAGACCCTGTATGAAAAGCCGCGCTGGCTGGTGCTGAACAAGCTAGACATGGTGCCCGAGGACGAGCGCGCGGCGAAGGTGAAGGACTTCCTCAAGCGCTACAAGTGGAAGGGCCCGGTGTTCCAGATCTCCGCGCTGACCGGCGAAGGCTGCCGCGAGCTGATCTACGCGATCAAGGACCACCTGCAGGCGATCAAGGCCGAAGAGGCCGCGGCGCTGGCAGAGCCGGACATCCGCCTGGACGACCGCCTGCATAACGTCGACCAGGACCAGCGCGAGGCATAA
- a CDS encoding LysE family translocator: MDIAFDLAPGALPWQQFAMVAGAHALALLSPGPDFFLVVRSALLHGPRRASAVCLGIALGNGVFIGLALAGFAAMRDSPQLFAALQWAGCAYLAWLGWRLLNASGELSMPAADAAARPAPAAWLAQMASGFLSAVLNPKNGLFYASLFSVLAASRTPAAVQLAYGVWMFAVVLGWDLLVAYGIGHPAMAARFGRSVRWVERLTGVVLWLLAMGVAWHALR; encoded by the coding sequence ATGGACATCGCGTTCGATCTTGCCCCCGGGGCGTTGCCATGGCAGCAATTCGCCATGGTGGCCGGCGCGCATGCGCTGGCGCTGCTCAGCCCGGGGCCGGATTTTTTCCTGGTGGTGCGCAGCGCGCTGCTGCACGGGCCGCGGCGCGCCAGCGCCGTCTGCCTGGGCATCGCGCTGGGCAATGGCGTTTTTATCGGCCTCGCGCTGGCCGGCTTCGCCGCGATGCGGGACTCGCCGCAACTGTTCGCGGCGCTGCAGTGGGCCGGCTGTGCCTACCTGGCGTGGCTGGGCTGGCGCCTGCTGAACGCCTCGGGCGAACTGTCGATGCCTGCGGCCGATGCTGCTGCGAGGCCCGCGCCCGCGGCCTGGCTGGCCCAGATGGCCAGCGGCTTCCTGTCTGCCGTGCTGAACCCGAAGAACGGGCTGTTCTACGCCAGCCTGTTCTCCGTCCTGGCCGCCAGCCGCACGCCGGCGGCGGTGCAACTGGCCTACGGGGTCTGGATGTTTGCCGTGGTGCTGGGCTGGGACCTGCTGGTGGCCTACGGCATCGGTCATCCGGCGATGGCGGCGCGCTTCGGGCGGTCGGTGCGGTGGGTCGAGCGCCTGACCGGAGTTGTCCTCTGGCTGCTGGCGATGGGCGTCGCCTGGCACGCGCTGCGGTGA